From Medicago truncatula cultivar Jemalong A17 chromosome 7, MtrunA17r5.0-ANR, whole genome shotgun sequence, a single genomic window includes:
- the LOC25499323 gene encoding heavy metal-associated isoprenylated plant protein 6 isoform X1: MGQQKDEMKNDDIPSVVLKLDLHCEGCVKKIKRAVRHFDGVEDVKADTPNNKLTVIGKVDPHKVRDKLAEKIKKKVELVSSPQPKKDDPAAADKPQEKKNHDEEKKKPDEDKKPEEKKPEEKSSKQSVQNTVVLKIRLHCDGCIQKIEKIILKIKGVESVTSDEGKDLVTVKGTIDAKEIVPYLAEKLKRNVDVVQPKKEDGKNKEKDQSGGEKKEGEKAKEVGTKVEVNKMEHHGYGYGHQTPMYWYDGYEPGQNSGGSSSSNYAMQVQPGYSNQQVHNYNYVNQEGYNYNYANQHQQGYDYNYVNHQGQGGHMVEPQYQYQQPQFYLHPNQPPPQMFSDENPNACSMM; encoded by the exons ATGGGTCAG CAGAAAGATGAGATGAAAAACGACGATATCCCTTCTGTCGTTTTGAAACTGGACTTACATTGCGAAGGATGCGTGAAGAAGATCAAACGCGCGGTTCGCCATTTCGACG GTGTGGAAGACGTTAAGGCAGATACGCCAAATAACAAATTAACCGTTATTGGAAAAGTAGATCCTCACAAGGTTCGTGATAAACTGGCGGAGAAAATTAAGAAGAAGGTTGAGCTTGTTTCCTCCCCTCAGCCTAAAAAAGACGACCCCGCTGCAGCCGATAAACCGCAGGAGAAGAAGAATCACGATGAGGAGAAGAAGAAACCGGACGAAGACAAAAAACCTGAGGAGAAAAAACCCGAAGAAAAATCCTCAAAACAG tCGGTTCAAAACACGGTCGTTTTGAAGATTAGATTGCATTGCGATGGTTGtattcaaaaaattgaaaagattaTCCTCAAAATCAAAG GAGTCGAATCAGTGACAAGTGATGAAGGGAAGGATTTGGTGACGGTAAAAGGAACGATAGATGCAAAGGAAATTGTACCATATCTGGCGGAGAAGCTGAAGCGGAATGTGGATGTGGTTCAACCAAAGAAAGAGGATGGTAAGAATAAAGAGAAAGATCAAAGTGGTGGTGAGAAGAAAGAGGGAGAAAAAGCAAAGGAAGTCGGAACTAAGGTAGAGGTTAATAAAATGGAGCATCATGGTTATGGATATGGGCATCAAACTCCTATGTATTGGTATGACGGATATGAACCGGGTCAAAATAGTGGtggtagtagtagtagtaactACGCGATGCAGGTTCAGCCAGGGTATTCGAATCAACAAGTGCACAATTATAATTATGTGAATCAAGAAGGGTATAATTACAATTATGCGAACCAACACCAACAAGGGTATGATTATAATTATGTGAATCATCAAGGCCAAGGTGGGCATATGGTGGAACCTCAATATCAATATCAGCAACCTCAGTTTTACTTGCATCCAAATCAACCTCCTCCACAAATGTTTAGTGATGAAAATCCGAATGCTTGTTCCATGATGTGA
- the LOC25499323 gene encoding heavy metal-associated isoprenylated plant protein 6 isoform X2, translated as MGQKDEMKNDDIPSVVLKLDLHCEGCVKKIKRAVRHFDGVEDVKADTPNNKLTVIGKVDPHKVRDKLAEKIKKKVELVSSPQPKKDDPAAADKPQEKKNHDEEKKKPDEDKKPEEKKPEEKSSKQSVQNTVVLKIRLHCDGCIQKIEKIILKIKGVESVTSDEGKDLVTVKGTIDAKEIVPYLAEKLKRNVDVVQPKKEDGKNKEKDQSGGEKKEGEKAKEVGTKVEVNKMEHHGYGYGHQTPMYWYDGYEPGQNSGGSSSSNYAMQVQPGYSNQQVHNYNYVNQEGYNYNYANQHQQGYDYNYVNHQGQGGHMVEPQYQYQQPQFYLHPNQPPPQMFSDENPNACSMM; from the exons ATGGGTCAG AAAGATGAGATGAAAAACGACGATATCCCTTCTGTCGTTTTGAAACTGGACTTACATTGCGAAGGATGCGTGAAGAAGATCAAACGCGCGGTTCGCCATTTCGACG GTGTGGAAGACGTTAAGGCAGATACGCCAAATAACAAATTAACCGTTATTGGAAAAGTAGATCCTCACAAGGTTCGTGATAAACTGGCGGAGAAAATTAAGAAGAAGGTTGAGCTTGTTTCCTCCCCTCAGCCTAAAAAAGACGACCCCGCTGCAGCCGATAAACCGCAGGAGAAGAAGAATCACGATGAGGAGAAGAAGAAACCGGACGAAGACAAAAAACCTGAGGAGAAAAAACCCGAAGAAAAATCCTCAAAACAG tCGGTTCAAAACACGGTCGTTTTGAAGATTAGATTGCATTGCGATGGTTGtattcaaaaaattgaaaagattaTCCTCAAAATCAAAG GAGTCGAATCAGTGACAAGTGATGAAGGGAAGGATTTGGTGACGGTAAAAGGAACGATAGATGCAAAGGAAATTGTACCATATCTGGCGGAGAAGCTGAAGCGGAATGTGGATGTGGTTCAACCAAAGAAAGAGGATGGTAAGAATAAAGAGAAAGATCAAAGTGGTGGTGAGAAGAAAGAGGGAGAAAAAGCAAAGGAAGTCGGAACTAAGGTAGAGGTTAATAAAATGGAGCATCATGGTTATGGATATGGGCATCAAACTCCTATGTATTGGTATGACGGATATGAACCGGGTCAAAATAGTGGtggtagtagtagtagtaactACGCGATGCAGGTTCAGCCAGGGTATTCGAATCAACAAGTGCACAATTATAATTATGTGAATCAAGAAGGGTATAATTACAATTATGCGAACCAACACCAACAAGGGTATGATTATAATTATGTGAATCATCAAGGCCAAGGTGGGCATATGGTGGAACCTCAATATCAATATCAGCAACCTCAGTTTTACTTGCATCCAAATCAACCTCCTCCACAAATGTTTAGTGATGAAAATCCGAATGCTTGTTCCATGATGTGA
- the LOC25499324 gene encoding histidine--tRNA ligase, chloroplastic/mitochondrial has product MPATPFSRSFLISQPRFNHYINPIFRSVTHQLSSSPFPFNVKSSTVRFHCALSQAAETDSTSGGRSGALSPTPPVTGEVKKIDVNPPKGTRDFPPEEMRLRNWLFNNFKEVSRLYGFEEIDFPVLESEALFVRKAGEEIKDQLYCFEDRGNRRVALRPELTPSLARLVIQKGKSVSLPLKWFTVGQCWRYERMTRGRRREHYQWNMDIIGVPGVMAEAELISSIVSFFKRIGITESDVGFKVSSRKVLQEVLKCYSIPENMFGKVCVIIDKIEKIPVDEIKKELKALGLSQEAVQELLQVLSVKSLTELEERLGGSGEAIADLKQLFSLAEKFGYSKWLQLDASVVRGLAYYTGIVFEGFDREGKLRAICGGGRYDHLFSTFGADDIPACGFGFGDAVIVELLREKGLLPELSLQVHNIVCALDEELQGCAAMAANILREKGQSVDLVLESKPLKWVFKRAARTNAERLVLVGNSEWQRGMVRVKILSTGEQYEVKLDDLK; this is encoded by the exons ATGCCTGCAACTCCATTTTCGCGTTCGTTCCTCATCTCGCAACCGCGTTTTAAtcactatattaaccctattttccGTTCAGTCACACACCAACTCTCTTCTTCACCGTTCCCGTTCAATGTCAAATCCTCCACCGTCAGATTCCACTGTGCACTCTCCCAAGCGGCTGAGACCGATTCTACCAGCGGCGGTCGGTCTGGTGCGTTGTCTCCTACTCCTCCGGTCACCGGTGAAGTTAAAAAAATCGACGTGAATCCTCCCAAGGGCACTCGTGATTTCCCGCCCGAAGAAATGCGATTGCGCAATTGgctttttaataatttcaaaGAG GTGTCAAGGTTGTACGGATTTGAGGAGATTGATTTTCCGGTGCTTGAGTCGGAGGCATTGTTCGTTAGGAAAGCAGGAGAGGAGATTAAGGACCAG CTGTACTGTTTTGAAGATCGAGGTAATCGCCGTGTTGCATTGAGGCCTGAACTTACTCCTTCTTTGGCAAGGCTGGTGATACAGAAAGG GAAGTCCGTATCACTACCATTGAAGTGGTTCACTGTTGGACAATGTTGGCGGTATGAGAGAATGACAAGGGGGCGTCGCCGTGAGCACTACCAGTGGAATATGGATATCATTGGTGTTCCTGGGGTTATG GCTGAAGCAGAGCTTATATCTTCCATTGTTTCTTTCTTCAAACGAATAGGAATTACAGAATCAGATGTTGGATTTAAGGTTTCTAGTCGAAAG GTTCTACAAGAAGTATTGAAGTGTTATTCAATACCTGAAAATATGTTTGGCAAGGTTTGCGTCATTATTGATAAA ATTGAGAAAATTCCAGTTGATGAGATAAAGAAAGAGTTGAAAGCTCTTGGTCTATCACAGGAGGCTGTCCAGGAGCTATTGCAAGTTCTTTCTGTAAAGTCATTGACCGAGTTAGAAG AGAGGCTCGGAGGGAGTGGGGAGGCAATTGCTGATCTCAAACAGCTATTCTCACTGGCTGAAAAGTTTGGTTACTCCAAATGGCTTCAACTTGATGCATCAGTTGTTCGTGGCCTTGCTTATTACACTGGCATTGTCTTTGAG GGTTTTGACCGTGAAGGAAAGCTCCGAGCTATCTGTGGTGGTGGTCGATATGATCATTTGTTCTCAACTTTTGGTGCTGATGACATTCCTGCTTGTGGTTTTGGATTTGGTGATGCTGTCATAGTCGAA TTGCTCAGAGAGAAGGGTCTTCTACCAGAGCTCAGCTTGCAAGTACATAACATTGTTTGTGCCTTGGATGAAGAACTTCAAGGGTGTGCTGCTATGGCTGCTAACATTCTCAGAGAAAAAGGACAGAGTGTTGACTTAGTTTTGGAAAGCAAACCACTTAAATG GGTGTTCAAACGTGCTGCCAGAACAAATGCTGAGCGTCTGGTATTAGTAGGAAATTCTGAGTGGCAAAGGGGTATGGTTCGTGTCAAAATTCTCTCCACTGGTGAACAATACGAGGTTAAACTAGATGATCTAAAGTAA
- the LOC25499322 gene encoding auxin-responsive protein SAUR71, with translation MGKSSSSCKGFWKGGFGIMMRKMVEKRILWSEKGVKQGHFVVIATQGWKTERFCIELEYLDHPEFVKLLKQAEEEFGFSQVGALAIPCEPDELKRIIRRKKQHINNKGITITC, from the coding sequence ATGGGAAAATCAAGTAGTAGTTGTAAGGGATTTTGGAAAGGAGGGTTTGGAATAATGATGAGGAAAATGGTGGAGAAAAGAATATTGTGGTCAGAAAAAGGTGTGAAGCAAGGTCATTTTGTGGTGATTGCAACACAAGGGTGGAAAACAGAAAGATTTTGTATTGAATTGGAATATTTAGATCATCCTGAATTTGTGAAATTGTTAAAGCAAGCTGAAGAAGAGTTTGGATTCTCTCAAGTTGGAGCACTTGCAATTCCTTGTGAACCAGATGAGTTGAAGAGAATCATTAGAAGGAAAAAACAGCACATAAACAACAAGGGTATTACTATTACATGTTAg